From Pedosphaera parvula Ellin514, one genomic window encodes:
- a CDS encoding class II fumarate hydratase: protein MSNDFRIEADSMGEMKVPASAYYGAQTARAVENFPISNLRFSRQFIKALGLIKKHAAVTNAGLGYVPAKVSKAIQEAAQEVIEGKWDHQFVVDIFQTGSGTSTNMNTNEVIANRASELLGGKRGDKSVHPNDHVNCGQSSNDVIPTAIHLATLDSIVHDLIPALNELHEALLAKAKAFGDVLKIGRTHLQDATPIRLGQEFSGYASQVEHGINRLWAVEANLGELALGGTAVGTGINTHIDFSGRTIEGISDETGLKLREAKNHFEAQGARDACVEASGALKTVAVSLIKIANDIRLLGSGPRCGIGELKLPATQPGSSIMPGKVNPVMCEMLIQVGAQVIGNDAAITFSGTFGNFELNVMLPVIAHNLLQAIELLTSGSRVFARRCITGLEADVAKCEGNIENSLAMCTSLAPVIGYDKAAKIAKQAYESGKTIRQVALEVSGLDKARIDQLLDAKSQTEPGTGAGGSAGG, encoded by the coding sequence ATGAGCAATGATTTCAGAATAGAAGCCGATTCAATGGGTGAAATGAAGGTGCCTGCCAGCGCTTATTACGGCGCGCAGACGGCACGTGCAGTGGAAAATTTTCCCATCAGCAATCTGCGGTTTTCCCGTCAATTCATCAAGGCTTTAGGATTAATCAAAAAGCACGCGGCCGTAACCAATGCGGGGTTGGGCTATGTGCCGGCGAAGGTGTCAAAGGCCATTCAGGAAGCCGCTCAAGAGGTTATTGAAGGCAAGTGGGACCATCAGTTCGTGGTGGATATTTTCCAAACTGGTTCCGGCACCTCGACCAACATGAACACCAACGAGGTGATCGCCAATCGCGCGAGTGAGCTGCTCGGTGGCAAGCGTGGTGACAAGTCGGTTCATCCAAATGACCACGTCAACTGCGGGCAATCCAGCAACGATGTGATTCCCACTGCCATCCATCTTGCGACTCTTGATTCCATCGTCCATGATCTCATCCCCGCCTTGAATGAATTGCACGAAGCTTTGCTCGCAAAAGCCAAGGCCTTTGGAGATGTTTTAAAAATCGGCCGCACACATTTGCAGGATGCAACACCTATTCGCCTGGGCCAGGAATTCAGCGGCTATGCCAGCCAGGTGGAGCATGGCATTAATCGCCTCTGGGCAGTTGAAGCAAATCTTGGTGAACTCGCCTTAGGTGGCACTGCCGTAGGCACAGGGATCAACACGCATATCGATTTCTCTGGCCGAACCATCGAAGGCATTTCAGATGAAACCGGGCTCAAGCTGAGGGAAGCCAAGAATCACTTTGAGGCTCAGGGCGCTCGGGATGCCTGCGTCGAAGCCAGTGGCGCTTTGAAAACTGTCGCAGTGAGCTTGATCAAGATTGCCAATGATATCCGTCTCCTCGGCTCTGGGCCTCGTTGCGGAATTGGTGAGTTGAAATTGCCTGCGACTCAACCTGGCTCTTCGATTATGCCCGGCAAAGTGAATCCTGTAATGTGCGAGATGCTCATCCAAGTGGGTGCACAGGTGATTGGCAATGATGCAGCCATTACTTTTAGCGGCACGTTTGGGAATTTCGAACTGAACGTCATGCTGCCCGTAATTGCCCATAATCTTCTCCAAGCCATTGAGTTGCTCACCAGCGGCAGCCGGGTATTTGCGCGCCGCTGCATCACTGGACTCGAAGCCGACGTTGCCAAGTGCGAGGGCAACATTGAAAACAGTCTTGCCATGTGCACTTCACTGGCGCCGGTCATCGGATATGATAAGGCGGCGAAGATCGCCAAGCAGGCTTACGAGAGCGGCAAGACCATTCGCCAGGTCGCATTGGAAGTCTCAGGTTTGGACAAAGCCAGGATTGATCAACTGCTCGATGCGAAGAGTCAGACTGAACCTGGCACTGGTGCGGGTGGCAGTGCAGGAGGTTAA
- a CDS encoding zinc-dependent alcohol dehydrogenase family protein, giving the protein MRAMLLEKPRQALVAVDLPIPKPDAGQVLVRIHACAVCRTDLHLIDGELPHPKLPVIPGHQIVGTIADRGEGATRFQIGDRVGIPWLGWTDGVCKYCRSGRENLCENARFTGYTIDGGYAEYTVADQRFCFPIPSLYADAEASPLLCAGLIGYRSLRMTRDAERLGIYGFGAAAHLITQVAIYQRRKVYAFTRKGDLEGQRFALSLGAVWAGDSETIPPEPLDAAIIFAPAGPLVPLALKALDRGGIVVCGGIHMSDIPSFPYDLLWEERAVCSVANLTRQDAEEFLPLAPKVPIITRIQPFPLEQANEALDQLKHGKIKGAAVLVMQEGK; this is encoded by the coding sequence ATGCGTGCCATGTTACTGGAAAAACCGCGGCAGGCTCTGGTGGCGGTAGATTTGCCAATACCCAAGCCAGACGCTGGGCAAGTGCTCGTGCGAATTCATGCCTGTGCTGTGTGCCGCACCGATTTGCATTTGATCGACGGGGAATTACCCCATCCAAAGCTGCCTGTCATACCCGGGCACCAGATCGTGGGGACCATTGCGGATAGAGGCGAAGGAGCAACACGATTTCAAATAGGTGACCGGGTCGGCATCCCCTGGCTTGGCTGGACGGATGGAGTTTGCAAGTATTGTCGCTCTGGCCGCGAGAATCTCTGCGAAAATGCCAGGTTCACCGGATATACGATTGATGGCGGATATGCGGAATATACCGTGGCTGACCAGAGATTCTGCTTCCCAATTCCATCACTTTACGCCGATGCCGAAGCATCCCCCCTGCTCTGCGCTGGTCTGATTGGGTATCGTTCACTGCGAATGACAAGAGATGCTGAGCGATTGGGAATCTATGGTTTTGGCGCGGCAGCTCATCTCATTACCCAGGTCGCAATATACCAGCGACGCAAAGTTTACGCATTCACCCGGAAAGGAGATCTTGAGGGACAAAGGTTTGCCCTCTCGCTGGGCGCAGTGTGGGCGGGAGATTCTGAAACAATTCCGCCCGAGCCTTTGGATGCGGCAATCATTTTTGCGCCGGCTGGACCATTGGTGCCATTGGCGCTCAAGGCACTGGACCGAGGCGGCATCGTGGTTTGTGGTGGAATTCATATGAGCGACATCCCCTCATTCCCTTATGATCTGCTGTGGGAGGAAAGAGCCGTTTGCTCCGTAGCCAATCTCACGCGGCAGGATGCGGAGGAGTTCCTACCTTTGGCTCCCAAGGTTCCGATAATTACCAGGATACAACCTTTTCCACTGGAACAAGCAAATGAAGCGTTGGACCAGCTAAAGCATGGAAAGATCAAAGGTGCGGCAGTTTTGGTCATGCAGGAGGGAAAATAG
- a CDS encoding NAD(P)/FAD-dependent oxidoreductase, with amino-acid sequence MKFDVIVIGGGAAGLMCAIEAGKRGRSVVVLDHAERLGKKILISGGGRCNFTNVNATPQNYLSNNPNFCKSAFARYRPADFIALVEKHGIAYHEKKLGQLFCDFSSRQIVEMLDAECKKAGVQIRLNCRVEQVAKDAEFQLATNQGSFSSDALVIATGGLSFPKIGATDFGYRIAKQFGINLVPARPGLVPLTFQGDEQSVFGQLSGISIDAIAIAEDVSFRENILFTHRGLSGPAILQVSSYQQEKGGIAINLFPEVNVKELLLRSRQSAKELKNLLAEHLPQRFTQEWCTRFAPSKPMHRYSNVELEAIAQRLQHWEILPSGTEGYAKAEVTLGGVDTGELSSKTMEARKLPGLYFIGEIVDVTGWLGGYNFQWAWASGFAAGQFV; translated from the coding sequence ATGAAGTTTGACGTAATTGTAATCGGAGGAGGAGCCGCGGGACTGATGTGTGCCATCGAGGCAGGCAAACGAGGCCGTTCCGTTGTTGTTTTGGACCATGCAGAGAGACTAGGGAAAAAGATACTTATCTCGGGCGGAGGGCGATGCAACTTCACCAATGTCAATGCAACCCCGCAAAACTATCTCTCCAACAATCCAAATTTCTGCAAGTCGGCCTTTGCCCGATATCGGCCTGCCGATTTTATTGCCTTGGTGGAGAAGCATGGGATTGCCTATCACGAAAAAAAACTAGGCCAGCTCTTTTGTGATTTTAGTTCACGCCAGATAGTTGAGATGCTGGACGCAGAGTGCAAAAAGGCTGGTGTTCAAATCCGCCTTAATTGCCGGGTTGAGCAGGTTGCGAAAGATGCGGAATTCCAACTGGCCACCAATCAAGGATCATTCAGTTCAGATGCATTAGTCATCGCGACGGGGGGACTTTCGTTTCCGAAAATTGGAGCAACGGATTTTGGATATCGCATCGCAAAACAGTTTGGAATTAATTTGGTGCCCGCGCGTCCCGGACTGGTGCCGCTGACTTTCCAAGGTGACGAACAATCTGTCTTTGGTCAGTTAAGCGGCATATCCATTGATGCCATTGCCATCGCTGAAGACGTGAGCTTTCGCGAGAATATTCTCTTCACGCATCGCGGGCTTAGCGGACCGGCCATTCTACAGGTGTCGAGTTATCAACAGGAAAAAGGTGGAATCGCGATCAACCTTTTTCCCGAGGTGAATGTGAAAGAACTGCTGTTAAGGAGTCGACAATCAGCCAAGGAATTGAAAAATTTATTAGCTGAACACCTGCCACAGCGGTTTACACAGGAATGGTGCACCCGGTTCGCACCTTCAAAACCGATGCACCGCTATTCCAATGTGGAACTCGAGGCCATTGCTCAACGCCTTCAGCATTGGGAAATTCTTCCATCCGGCACTGAAGGTTATGCCAAGGCGGAAGTTACACTTGGCGGGGTGGACACTGGAGAACTCTCTTCAAAAACCATGGAAGCGCGCAAATTGCCCGGGCTTTATTTCATCGGAGAGATTGTAGATGTGACAGGTTGGCTGGGTGGCTATAATTTTCAATGGGCTTGGGCATCTGGCTTCGCAGCCGGACAATTTGTTTGA
- a CDS encoding amino acid ABC transporter ATP-binding protein encodes MRLRIDQLSKSFAGHAVLNQVSLHLEKVHTLSLIGPSGGGKSTLLRIIAGLEYPNSGEVEINGERISFQDEQALLTHRRTVGTVFQAFNLFPHLTALQNITLPLEKVHHYAPAEASEIAQQFLTRFKLEKHSFKKPAELSGGQRQRIAIARAVAIKPKLLLLDEPTSALDPEMTAEVLDMIEELREEGRDFVLVTHEMGFARKVADQVALIAEGRIAECGPAEQIFEHPESQQTQDFLARILKY; translated from the coding sequence ATGAGACTTAGGATCGATCAGCTCTCCAAAAGCTTCGCTGGCCATGCCGTGCTGAACCAGGTATCACTCCATCTGGAGAAAGTCCATACGCTCTCCCTGATTGGTCCATCCGGTGGTGGAAAGTCCACACTGTTGCGCATTATCGCTGGACTGGAGTATCCGAACTCCGGTGAAGTGGAGATAAACGGAGAGCGCATTTCTTTTCAGGACGAACAGGCGCTCCTAACGCACCGCCGCACCGTCGGCACGGTCTTCCAGGCGTTTAATCTTTTTCCACATCTGACTGCACTTCAAAATATCACACTGCCCCTGGAAAAAGTTCATCATTACGCCCCGGCTGAAGCTTCCGAGATCGCGCAACAATTCCTGACCCGTTTCAAGCTGGAAAAGCATTCTTTCAAAAAGCCGGCTGAACTCTCCGGTGGACAACGCCAGCGGATCGCAATCGCCCGCGCCGTTGCCATTAAACCCAAACTCCTGCTTCTCGACGAGCCGACATCCGCCCTCGATCCCGAAATGACTGCTGAAGTGCTCGACATGATTGAGGAACTGCGCGAAGAAGGCCGTGACTTTGTCCTCGTAACGCACGAAATGGGTTTTGCCCGGAAGGTAGCTGACCAGGTGGCTCTGATCGCCGAAGGTCGGATCGCCGAATGCGGACCCGCTGAGCAGATATTCGAACATCCCGAAAGCCAGCAAACGCAGGACTTTCTGGCCAGGATTCTGAAATACTAA
- a CDS encoding transporter substrate-binding domain-containing protein, translating to MQAIIALCLMVWQKMQHATKNAFIICLAVICFITAGCSQKAHDKLIVGMELSYPPFEMTDEKGNPAGISVDLAQTLGKYLNREVEIQNTPFDGLIPALKTGKIDLIISSMTATPERAQSIDFSDPYLRTGLCLLVNKNSSIQSIQDLDQPGKTVAVKKGTTGHTYATGNMKQAKVLVLDKESACVLEVVQGKADAFIYDQMSTYQNWKHNEETTRPILKPFKEESWAVGIQKGNTELQSKVNQFLKDFKNRGGFEELGDKYLKDQKEAFRKLGFPFYF from the coding sequence ATGCAGGCCATCATAGCTCTTTGCTTAATGGTCTGGCAGAAGATGCAACACGCCACGAAAAACGCCTTCATAATTTGCCTTGCGGTCATATGCTTCATAACTGCCGGTTGCTCGCAGAAAGCTCATGACAAGCTCATTGTGGGAATGGAACTTTCCTACCCGCCATTTGAAATGACCGATGAGAAAGGAAATCCTGCGGGCATCAGCGTCGATTTGGCACAAACTCTGGGCAAGTATCTCAATCGTGAAGTTGAAATCCAGAATACTCCCTTTGACGGTCTCATTCCGGCACTAAAGACAGGGAAGATTGATTTGATTATCTCTTCGATGACCGCCACCCCAGAGCGCGCCCAATCGATTGACTTCTCTGATCCGTACCTCAGGACCGGTCTCTGTTTGTTGGTTAACAAGAACTCATCCATTCAATCGATTCAGGATCTGGATCAGCCCGGAAAAACCGTCGCAGTCAAGAAGGGAACCACGGGACATACCTACGCGACTGGTAACATGAAGCAAGCCAAGGTCCTGGTGCTGGACAAGGAATCTGCATGCGTGTTGGAGGTCGTTCAGGGCAAGGCGGACGCTTTTATTTACGACCAAATGTCTACCTACCAAAATTGGAAGCACAATGAAGAAACGACTCGCCCCATTTTGAAACCATTCAAGGAAGAGTCGTGGGCTGTTGGCATTCAAAAGGGAAACACCGAACTCCAGAGCAAGGTGAACCAATTTTTGAAAGACTTTAAGAACAGGGGCGGCTTCGAAGAACTGGGTGACAAGTATTTGAAGGACCAAAAAGAGGCTTTCAGAAAACTGGGTTTTCCCTTCTACTTCTAG
- a CDS encoding ribose-5-phosphate isomerase, producing the protein MKIAIGSDHAGFQYKEQIKDFLKQLGHEVRDFGTNSDASVDYPLFIRPTALAVADGECERGIVLGGSGNGEAIVANRVKGVRCALCWNVESARLGRQHNNANMISIGQRMMTIETAFQIVQTWLDTPFEGGRHQRRIEEIDQATPEGCARS; encoded by the coding sequence ATGAAAATTGCCATCGGAAGCGATCACGCAGGGTTTCAATATAAGGAACAAATCAAAGATTTTCTGAAGCAGCTCGGCCACGAGGTGCGCGACTTCGGGACCAATTCGGATGCGTCCGTGGATTACCCACTGTTTATTCGCCCCACGGCCCTGGCTGTGGCGGATGGAGAATGTGAACGTGGAATTGTTCTCGGTGGCTCGGGCAACGGCGAAGCCATCGTCGCCAACCGGGTCAAAGGCGTGCGTTGTGCATTGTGTTGGAATGTCGAATCCGCCCGTCTGGGCCGGCAGCACAATAATGCCAATATGATCTCCATCGGCCAGCGTATGATGACGATCGAAACCGCTTTTCAGATTGTGCAAACCTGGCTGGACACTCCCTTTGAGGGTGGCCGACATCAGCGGAGGATTGAAGAAATCGATCAGGCGACACCTGAAGGATGCGCCCGCTCATAG
- the lpdA gene encoding dihydrolipoyl dehydrogenase — MPQHDLIVIGAGPGGYTAAIRAAQLGLNVACIEKEPALGGTCLRIGCIPSKALLESSERFWEAREKFKGHGILVPEVKLDLATMLKRKDQVVDTLTKGVAGLFKKNKITRYAGHARIIGQGKVTVKSSNESIDLEGKHILIATGSKSSLLPGVQLEGDRIGTSTEALAYPEVPKHLVVIGAGYIGLELGSVWKRLGAKVTVLEFLDRILPGLDDEIAAEAKKIFEKQGMEFRLGTKVTSAKVKGKECVVESDGNEPTTCDRVLLCVGRVPNTDELGLDSVGIKLDSRKRIEVDKHFATSVPGIYAIGDVIRGPMLAHKAEEEGIACVEQIATGHSHVNYDAIPGIVYTQPEIGTVGKSEEQLKAEGIQYKKGLFPMLANGRARSMGITEGKIKVLADAKTDRILGVHIISAHAGDLINEAATAINFGASSEDLARTCHAHPTLGEALREAALAVDNRTINI, encoded by the coding sequence ATGCCTCAGCATGATTTAATTGTCATCGGAGCAGGACCTGGTGGCTACACTGCCGCCATACGGGCCGCTCAACTTGGATTGAATGTCGCCTGTATCGAAAAGGAACCAGCACTGGGCGGCACCTGCCTGCGCATCGGCTGTATTCCCAGCAAGGCGTTATTGGAGTCCAGTGAGCGATTCTGGGAGGCCAGGGAGAAATTTAAGGGCCATGGAATTCTTGTACCTGAGGTAAAGCTCGATCTCGCAACCATGCTGAAGCGAAAGGATCAGGTTGTCGATACATTGACCAAGGGTGTTGCCGGACTCTTTAAGAAGAATAAGATCACTCGTTACGCCGGTCATGCACGCATCATCGGCCAAGGCAAGGTGACAGTGAAGAGTTCCAACGAGTCCATTGATCTTGAAGGCAAACACATCTTGATTGCGACAGGAAGCAAATCGAGTCTGCTTCCCGGAGTGCAGTTGGAAGGTGATCGCATCGGCACCAGTACAGAGGCTCTCGCATATCCGGAAGTGCCAAAACATTTGGTTGTGATCGGAGCTGGCTACATTGGACTGGAACTGGGTTCTGTCTGGAAGCGGTTGGGGGCAAAGGTGACGGTGCTGGAATTTCTGGATCGCATCCTGCCCGGACTGGATGATGAGATTGCCGCCGAAGCCAAAAAGATTTTTGAAAAGCAAGGAATGGAATTTCGCCTGGGCACCAAAGTGACGAGTGCCAAGGTGAAAGGAAAAGAATGTGTGGTGGAGTCGGACGGTAATGAACCAACTACCTGTGATCGCGTTCTTCTGTGCGTAGGGCGTGTACCGAACACAGATGAACTTGGCTTGGATTCGGTTGGAATCAAATTGGATTCACGAAAGAGAATTGAGGTGGACAAACATTTCGCCACTTCGGTGCCCGGCATCTATGCCATTGGAGATGTCATTCGCGGCCCCATGCTCGCTCATAAAGCTGAAGAAGAAGGGATTGCCTGTGTGGAACAAATTGCGACCGGCCATAGCCACGTGAATTACGATGCAATACCCGGCATTGTTTACACACAACCTGAAATTGGGACTGTGGGTAAATCCGAAGAGCAGCTCAAGGCCGAAGGCATTCAATACAAAAAAGGTCTTTTCCCGATGTTGGCCAATGGACGAGCTCGCAGCATGGGCATTACGGAAGGGAAGATCAAGGTGCTGGCAGATGCCAAGACTGATCGCATTCTCGGTGTGCACATTATTTCTGCGCACGCTGGGGATTTGATCAATGAGGCGGCCACTGCAATCAATTTCGGAGCGAGCAGTGAAGATCTGGCCAGGACTTGTCACGCCCACCCAACACTCGGCGAGGCGCTTCGTGAGGCTGCCCTCGCCGTCGATAACCGGACAATCAATATCTAA
- a CDS encoding Na+/H+ antiporter: MEHVDLLLGLLVAVAALTVLARKIKVPFPILFVIGGLLLALIPGLPRVKLRPDLVFFLFLPPLLFPAALFTSWRDFYANIRSISLLAVGLVIFTTVVVGFLAHYLVEGLPLGAAFAFGAIVSPPDAVAATAIAQRLGMPRRIVTVLEGESLVNDASALVALRFAVAAMVSGSFSLVQAGGAFVLVSMGGIAIGLGIGWVSVKISKWIDDPPVQIIISLLTPFAAYLSAERLGVSGVLGVVTAGLYVGWHMPEISDAKTRLLAYPFWEMVVFLLNGIIFLLIGLQLPEVLQTLEGQSMLKLCGQAALLSLAVILVRIVWVFPATYLPRYFSQALRQRDPYPGWRNVSIVAWTGMRGVVSLAAALGLPFTLANGKPFPGRDSIIFFTFCVIVATLVFQGLTLPALIRALKVSSDNLAEQEEREARLKANQAAMTRLKELGKEDSVPNELVDRLHREYEDRIKELHVCSLEAPEERPTSGLSPYLRLQDEALKVERQVILNLRNQRVINDEVMRRIERDLDLAETRLHLEQQTH; this comes from the coding sequence ATGGAGCACGTTGATTTGCTATTAGGATTGTTGGTTGCGGTGGCAGCATTGACAGTGCTCGCCCGCAAAATCAAAGTCCCCTTTCCCATCCTGTTCGTTATTGGCGGGTTGCTGCTGGCATTAATACCAGGTTTGCCCAGAGTGAAATTGCGACCCGATCTGGTGTTTTTTCTTTTCCTACCGCCTCTGTTATTTCCCGCCGCGCTGTTCACCTCATGGCGTGATTTTTATGCGAACATACGCTCGATCAGTCTTCTGGCGGTCGGGTTGGTGATTTTCACCACTGTGGTGGTCGGCTTTCTTGCACATTATTTAGTGGAAGGTTTGCCTCTGGGGGCAGCATTCGCATTTGGCGCGATCGTTTCTCCTCCTGATGCGGTCGCAGCCACCGCTATTGCACAAAGACTCGGGATGCCGCGAAGGATTGTTACTGTTCTGGAAGGCGAAAGTCTGGTCAATGATGCTTCTGCGCTTGTGGCGTTACGCTTCGCCGTCGCCGCCATGGTCAGCGGTTCGTTTTCACTTGTTCAGGCTGGCGGGGCCTTTGTACTGGTGAGCATGGGTGGGATAGCAATCGGGTTGGGCATTGGATGGGTGTCGGTAAAAATTTCCAAGTGGATTGATGATCCGCCCGTGCAAATCATTATCTCCTTATTAACTCCATTTGCTGCGTATCTGTCGGCAGAACGTTTGGGAGTGTCGGGTGTGCTTGGAGTGGTTACAGCTGGACTTTATGTAGGCTGGCATATGCCGGAAATCAGCGACGCGAAGACCCGGTTGCTGGCCTATCCGTTTTGGGAGATGGTCGTTTTCCTGCTGAACGGAATAATTTTCCTTTTGATTGGCCTTCAACTTCCCGAGGTGCTCCAGACTCTGGAAGGACAGTCGATGCTGAAACTCTGTGGGCAGGCCGCACTACTAAGCCTGGCGGTAATTCTCGTGCGTATCGTCTGGGTGTTTCCGGCAACTTATCTGCCCCGTTACTTCAGTCAGGCTTTAAGGCAACGAGACCCTTATCCAGGCTGGAGAAATGTGTCTATCGTTGCATGGACGGGGATGCGCGGGGTTGTTTCGCTGGCTGCAGCACTTGGGTTGCCTTTTACGTTAGCGAATGGGAAACCATTTCCGGGGCGGGACTCAATTATCTTTTTTACCTTCTGTGTGATAGTGGCGACGCTGGTGTTTCAAGGATTAACCCTTCCTGCCTTGATACGCGCGTTGAAGGTAAGCAGTGACAACTTGGCCGAGCAGGAGGAAAGAGAGGCCCGGTTAAAAGCCAACCAGGCGGCCATGACGCGACTGAAGGAATTGGGGAAGGAGGACTCCGTGCCGAATGAATTGGTGGATCGTTTGCATAGGGAGTATGAGGATAGGATCAAAGAATTGCATGTGTGCAGCCTGGAAGCACCTGAAGAACGACCAACTTCAGGCCTGTCACCCTATCTGCGTTTGCAAGATGAAGCCCTCAAGGTGGAAAGGCAGGTTATCCTGAACCTAAGAAATCAACGCGTCATCAACGATGAAGTCATGCGCAGGATTGAACGAGACCTGGATTTGGCAGAAACCCGGTTGCATCTTGAACAACAGACCCACTGA
- a CDS encoding amino acid ABC transporter permease, producing the protein MSLAKFFTASNIPGATPPPVWVRALNFFIAFLLVALIFFFSFHQVNYHWNWSSIYKYRQKFFQGWVTTILISLASLGLSTCIGFIFALGQRTRFLPFRYFSKLYIEIVRGTPLLVQILIFFYVVANAFRVENRYLVGILTLSFFSGAYISEVIRAGIESVGKSQIESARAIGLTRAQTYRYVIVPQAIRQSLPPLAGQFVSLIKDSSLLSIISISEFTLNAQEVNSYTFSTLESYIPLAVGYLVLTLPISIWTRHLEQKHRYET; encoded by the coding sequence GTGAGTTTGGCCAAATTCTTCACTGCTTCGAATATTCCGGGGGCAACACCACCACCAGTGTGGGTGCGTGCGCTCAACTTTTTCATAGCATTTCTCCTGGTGGCTTTGATTTTCTTCTTCTCGTTTCATCAGGTGAATTATCACTGGAACTGGAGTTCGATCTACAAATACCGTCAGAAGTTCTTCCAAGGCTGGGTGACTACCATCCTTATTTCGTTGGCATCGCTCGGCCTGAGCACGTGCATCGGTTTCATCTTTGCCCTGGGCCAGCGAACCCGCTTCCTGCCATTCCGCTATTTCAGCAAGCTCTATATTGAGATTGTCCGCGGCACACCTTTGCTCGTTCAGATTCTTATTTTCTTTTATGTGGTGGCGAATGCCTTCCGGGTTGAAAATCGTTATTTGGTGGGAATCCTGACGCTTTCGTTCTTCAGCGGAGCCTACATTTCGGAAGTGATTCGCGCCGGAATTGAAAGCGTTGGAAAATCCCAAATCGAATCAGCCAGAGCGATCGGCTTGACGCGCGCTCAGACCTATCGTTACGTCATTGTTCCGCAGGCAATCCGCCAATCCTTGCCTCCACTGGCGGGACAATTTGTATCGCTCATTAAAGATTCCTCACTGCTTTCCATCATTTCCATCAGCGAATTCACGCTGAACGCGCAGGAGGTTAATTCCTATACTTTCAGTACTTTGGAAAGCTATATTCCACTTGCAGTCGGCTATCTGGTTCTAACGCTGCCGATTTCGATCTGGACCCGTCATTTGGAACAGAAGCATCGATATGAGACTTAG